In Anopheles arabiensis isolate DONGOLA chromosome 2, AaraD3, whole genome shotgun sequence, the genomic window TGATGAACTTGATGGCATCATACGCATTGTCGACATTCAGAATCGGCAGAATGGGGCCAAAAATTTCATCCTGCATTACGGGATCAGTTGACTTTACGTCGATAAGAATTGTTGGCGAGATGTAACGGTCCTGCAGATCCGTTTCACCTCCGATGGCCACGTTGGCACCCTTGAGCAGAGACGTAAGTCGCCtaaataaagagaaaaaaagtgttAAAACCAACAATCGTCGTTTTGTCATACAGACATcgctccccctcccctcccccaacCGATGCTCACTGGAAATGATTCTGGTTGATAATGCGGCACAGATCGGGACTGTCCTTCGGATTCGCGCCATACCACTCGTTCAGCACTTTGCGGGCCTCCTCAAGGAACTGCTTCTGCACCTGCTTGCTGCACAGTATGTAGTCGGGAGCGATACATGTTTGGCCGGCGTTTATAAACTTGCCCCACAAGATGCGCCGCGCGGCGATAGCGATATTGGCCGTACCGTCCAAGTAGCAAGGGCTTTTGCCGCCGAGCTCCAGTGTGCAGGGCGTCAGGTTTTCACTGCACGCCTGGTGGATGATTTTGCCGACGCGTCCGGAACCGGTATAGAACACGTAGTCGAACTTTTCCTTCAGCAGCTCGCTCGTTTCCTTCGGTCCACCAGTTACCACCCGGTAGCAGTCCTGCGTGTGTAAGAAAGCGTAAAGAGCGGTGTAATCGCATACCACGCACAAACTTGGAGTGAGCAAGGATTGAGAAAGGATTGACGGCAGGTTTTGCTACCCTGCTGATTCGAACTCAGTATTGGCAAGGTTGTACAATATTAACCGGTTTTTTCGAAATGCGCTACACAGAACATGGGCAAAggcatttgttttgtaatgtgcattgtgtgcaacaaaaaagcgcaataaaaCAGCATCGAGAAGAACGCACCGCAATCGGTTTTATATGTTTATGCTTGAATGCGCAAGGTTAGCCCTTTGCTGTACTGTGCACGACTTAACATAAATATTCTATCGTGAATCCATAAACTGATTTCGCACACGCTTAAGTGAAAGCCGATACGTCCTACGCAAAGGTGGACTGGCGCAACAGTTTTGACGATTAGGTAAAGGCGAAACAAGCAGCCCCAAAGAACCTTACCTGAGACAAGTACTTTGGCAGTGTTTCGGCGATGAATTTGGCCGAGGCCGGAGCTACCTCGCTCGGTTTAATTACGACACAGTTTCCTGCGGCAATGGCGGCTGCCACTGGCACCAGCGTAAGCTGCAGCGGATAGTTCCACGCGCCGATCACCAGCACCACACCGTACGGGTCCTTGTAGATGTAGACGCCATCCATCACGTTAACCAGGCTCTTCTCCGGCTTTTCCGGCTTCACCCATTCGCGCAAATTGTACAGCGTGTTCCGCAGATCGTTCAGGATGAACTCAATCTCGAGCAGATGGGCTTCCTGCTTGTGCTTGCGGAGATCCGCGGCTAGCACGTTCGCCATCTCGGCTGTGTTCTCTTCGTAGCATCGTAGCAGGGCCTTCAGTTGATTCAACCTATCAAAGGAAGGTATTAGTCGAAATATGAATGAACGAAGTGTTTTAATCGCAATAGTATTCACTCGTACACATTATAATGTATGAGCATGTGTTTCATCAGCATCCGCGATTCAAGACACTGATTTCGTGAAGGTCAAACATTATAATGGATGTGGCATATGATAAAACTTTAATAATACCCGCAATGATGGTACCATTACGGCTTCACCACACGCGTATTTCTGCCGAGTCATTCCCCGTACGTAGCTAACAAGTACGCGTATGGGTTTGGATAGCTTACCTGAAATCGACATCTCGCGTTTTGCCACTGTTGAATGTAGTTCGCAGCTGTTGAACGATCTGTGTGTACAAACATACATACGTAATAGAGTGTTGTCATTAAACATGTGTTGATTTGCAGCTCGGCAGTGCACTATACTCACGTCCGAAAAACTCATGTTGATATAATCTGGTGCGATGGATCCTGCAAAAGGTAAATTGAAACAGAGCGGAATTACGCTTGTCGCCTGTGTGCGGGTGTGCAAATAATAGTTAAACAAAGTAGAAAGAAACCCAACAATCACAACCAATTTAGGCAAATCGATTTGAAGAGTTGCAGCCGCGATGCAGACGTGCGTGCGAAAATAAATGGATTAATTTGCCCCTTTGTATGGAGGACGATGAGCAATAGACATTAGTTTACATAACGCTACACTGTGAAGGAGGAAACTTTGGAACCAAAACAGACCCGGAGAGGGCGTGAAATCGATAAAGCGATACTCCGACTCTTTTGAATCGAGATATCCCGTGTTTGTTGTGAATTAATCGATAATCATGTCTGTGGCATGACTTTTACAGCGTTGTAGCAGCATTGTGCTACAAAATGCTACAACTAATACTGCTACAATAGCTGAACTGCAAGCCCCTGCAGATCCTATTCTATCGCTGTTCAATTGTGGCTAACAATATTCTTTACTGTCCGTTTAAATTCACACCTACGACACTGCCTCCCGAAACTGCGACCGCTTTTCACTTTCGGTAACCTACTTTTCGATGCCgggctttgtttttcttcaaatgtcaaaacaacCAACCGAGCATGGCGGCTGCTCTCGGCGGCACGCACACAGTGACACTCTTATCATATGTTCGTTCGCTCATCGCAGCGTACCTTGAGCGTTACATCGCAGCGTTACACACCACACGTTACACCGACAAGCTGTTTGTAAACGGAAATACACGCGCACATTCCACTGTATCGCTTAGTGCAAGGAGTGGCTAGTTGTTTTTTGCAATTGTTTCTTGTATATATTAAAATTTCTACTAGTTCAAGGTCGTTTAGTGCAAATGGCATCCAGTTTTCTGCACACACTATTCCCAACGCGGCcgatttgcatttttatgttgACCAGCGCATCTGCGCGCGAAGCAAGATCGCATTGTGCCGTGCGCGCAAACGAGAAGATGGACTGGCTTTCGTTGTATGCATTTATAGCATAACTGTaggacacatacacatacattcaCTAGGGAAATATGGCACACATAGACGAAAcaacaaggaaaaaaacgaaacaccaCAAACCGCCCAGTTTCTCCACCGCCCGTGTTCCGTTTGCTTGTGAGTGCGTTAATCGACACACCGGAGCCGTTGGGTAACGACGATTGAAGCCCACAAAACACTTCACCATGCACACTCATTACTGCCCTCCCCGGGTGCCTCGATCCCAGCAATTAGTCCCCTTAGCAGAGAAGAGCCGGCGCTGAGAGCAACGGTCATGCGACGGCCAGCCGTTGAAAAGTGAAGAAGGAACGCCTGGCCTGTACGAGACAGCAACACACTGATGACCCCGCTGCGGACAAATTCAAGTGATCGAGCAACTTTACGGAAACATTACATCGGCCAGAGAGCTGCAGCGAAAGCTACGTGTGTGGGGGGCAATCACTGGCGttgagggagaaaaaaagacgttatgtaaaaaaatgctacGAACAGTTTTTACCTCCAGCACGCCACATTGCGACCGCGCACGAGCCGAACCGATCCTCGAAGAAGCCACTGGAATAGTGCGCGATCGTGAATTCGAACCCGCCgaaacacatccaaacccaTCACCATAACCTTGGCAGTTTGTTTGACACATTCCGGCCGCTACTGGGATTGTATAAACGCACATGTGAATGTGTTTCAAcgaccaccaacaccaccactaaTGATCCACCCCAAAACGCTTTCCCTCCCTGCCATTGTTGGAGCCagaattataaatcggtaaagtTTACATTCAATTTATGCAATAGTTGTGTGCAGAAAACAGAAACGCTTCCCTCTTTCACTGTCGCTCAGCAATTAtctattgatttttttgtattgtttttgtgtacCGGGGTACGCTTCATTCAGCTAACTTTCGCGAATAATCAACTGCAAGCATGGgtctgtggttttgcatggtcTGGTGATAAATGTGTTGGTAAATTTTGACTACTAATTAGTTTCCAATTTTCAACACACCGGTGAACCCCTTCTACTTTGTCGTCATCATCTTCTTTCACCTGGGggaggcaaacacacacacacacacacacacacacacacacacacacacacacacacacacacacacacacacacacacacacacacacacacacacaaccacacacacacacacacacacacacacacacacacacacacacacacacacacacacacacacacacacacacacacacacacacacacacacacacacacacacacacacacacacacacacacacacacacacacacacacacacacacacacacacacacacacacacacacacacacacacacacacacacacacacacacacacacacacacacacacacacacacacacacacacacacacacacacacacacacacacacacacacatacacatgggGTGCGTAGATGTATCGCTGCTATCGCTATGAATGAGCATAATCATGGATGAGTTTCAGAAACAGGGTATAACGGGTGTCTGCACTTTGAACAGCCGGTTGAAGCGGTTTCCAAGGATCATTCATGTtagtgaaaatgttttttttttcttcagttttGCAGTTATATTTATTTCGCATTTGAAAATCGTTGTCTATCTTAGGCATTTATTGGCCTTTTGGCATGCCTaaacataatatttaaaacaaaacagaatgtTAAAGGTAGGGATGGAAgaagtttaattttattgttatAAAAGAAATAGTCAGAGCCACAAAATCTCAATCCTTTTATAGCAAAGGTCTGTGGTGAGTAGAGAATAAGACCGTTTGACCGTTTGTACTAAAGATaagcgcacacaaaaaacctcacacacaaacatgcatacacacacacgctcccaATTTATATGATAAGATTTGAGTTGTAAACTTTTGTGACATGTTCTCTGTGTTTTCTGTAGCAAGCATAAAACCAAggactgtgtaggaacgagGTCAAGTAATGTAGAACGATTTGAAAAGTAGACAAGTTCGTTACAGCAATTTGACATCTGAAAGCCCTTTTTGATTCAAATTTCAattgtgattaaaattataaattggGCTGGTAATCGCAAGAAAATTATTAATTAGTTCATAAATGTTAAAGGAAAAGTATGTATGCCTCTAGTAATATTAAAGGTTTGAGTGTTGCATATTAATGGTTTGAGTGTTGCATTTGACAGCAGAGAGCCCTTGAAAATTCATCAAAGATAGCAAAACCGATTTGGTTTCCTACACAGTCCTTGCATAAAACTATTAATCCTTGCATAAACTATGCATAAACTAAAACTCAAACAAGTGTAACACACTTTCTTTAACTTCCATGCgcatttgttttttactgcatttagtttttttctcaAATCAATAACCATAGTATAGATGATTCGTTGAATGAATTATGTTAGGAAGGTCTTTTCCACAAAAGTCAAGGAGATTTTTTGCCACGATAAGTGTAGAATGAGACATCATAACCTATTTGgcattgcaaaacaaacaagcaaattaaaaatattaaagatACATTAAAATTACTAGAGATCAGCCTGTTTTAATACTTGAATTCTGTAACGTAATAGTTTTTacgcaatattttttttctatttctatcATAAAGTCAAACAATTccgcgaaaacaaaaacaaaacatattacTCTTGTACCAAACACAAAGACCAGCTGCATCAGTTGCATTGTCGAACACTCAATCCCATTTTAAAGTTGTAGTTGTTTGATCGTGTCTTTCCATAGCAGCAACTGCAACAGTCGTTGCACTGAGCACACACGACATATTGTCAACGCATGTAGTGATGTCACAAATGGATGTATTAAAACATACCCTACGGGAAGgctgttcgtgtgtgtgttagtggtGAACAAGCTGGCCGGTTCTCTACAAAACCGACACGACACGCTCGTTGTCGTTAATTGTCCGCAACGATCCAGCAACCCCGGTCGGGCCTATACGTAATCATCCCAGCTTTTGGTTACTGCACTGTGCCCCACAGCCAATCGTGGTAGAATATGGACTGGCTTATCGTTCATCGTTCCCTCTACCATTGGCTGGCTTATCGAAATTTGATATTGGACCCTTGGCAAAGGTCATCATTGATAGCGGCTTTCGTTGTTGTTCAACAGCTCTAATATAAGCGCGATGTGATGAGTGTAATGAACATAATGGCATGTTTTAAAGTCGATCGATTGACATCAAATGTGCATCGAAGTATATAAAATTCTATACAGCCAGGATTGTATCTATAAAAGTGAGCTCCCCTGGCACTTACGCTCGATTTAATTATGAGACAAAACATAGTAGAATTGTATGCAAAACAGATGCGTTCAGCAATTTTGTTCAATGGTGGTGCCCGGCACATCTAATCACGCCTTACGAACGCTTCTACTAGAACGCGCACTGCGTTTGGGGCTGACGAtcgtttaaaaaagaaaatgcttcACCACGATGATTGTCCTTATTTGCACACTGCGCCCTGGGTTGGTTCAAAAGTCCAGAGGTCAAGCTGGTGGCACTGAGCGGTGGAAGTGGAATCGTTAATCGGGAGGAGGTTTTGTCGACAAATAAACATCGTTACTCTGCCGTTTTGCGGGCGAATTCTTTGTGCGATAATAACGCTCACTTTACGTGGGCTAAGAAGCTAGCCGGATGGAGGTTTAAAGTAGATTTCGATACGATCGACGGTTGCACAGTGTGATAAGATAATGTTGAATATCAACCCAGCCGAACATGACACGGCAAAATAGCATGGTTTCTTACGGAATGGGGGATAAATGTTCATACAAGCTTCCCTTGAAGCACAAgtgaggggtttttttcatATCACTTGATCACCGCACAACGTAAAGaaactgaaaaatcaaacctaAACGCTCTGCCAATCTCAACCTCTCCACAAAAAGCCCTCCTCGTCCTTCGGTGGCAGTTTGGAAATTGtttgggctcagtacttttgTTCACTGAAACGCTTTTACCCACCAACTCTTACGTACtgacacaaatacacacagacacaaacacggaTGGCTGACGGCCAGTGGAGTGGAGGGCATattcttttacttttcttgCACTGACCGAGCAACAGAGCTCTACACCGACAAGTGGCGGCAAGTGTGTGTACTTGAACGAAGGTTACTGAAATTCTCCCCCTAACGAACatgtacactttttttttgctccaaacTTATGACACTTTCCCTTTGTCCCCAGAATGGATTtttcttcatattttttaCACTTAACACTTAACGCCTTTCGAACCGGTTTTGCAACACCACACGCCATATGCATTGTTACAGCTGCACATTAACGCAAGGAGCCACTTTGCGCGTTAATGCAGGGCGACTAGGAGGCACAACACGACATGGAAATTAAACCAGCATCAGTAGCATACTCGTTTGAAAAAAGCGTCACAAAAGAGCAAACAATGaagatgttttgtgtgtttgttcactGTCCAAATTGTGCGCAAGATGCGACAATGACAATAAATTCACTTTGCTTGCGGATGATGTATGCGTAAGCGCGTGAAACGCGCGCGACAGGAACTTTGGCCCCAACAGAAACAGCCACTCATGTAGAAACAAGTATGCATGATATGATGTGTACACACAACCAACCTGAAAGCACAGCAAAATGGGAATGTACGAGCACACACTGTACTGTATTCGAACACGCGGCGAGCCGAGCTTCTGCTTCTGTTCCAGCGAACGCACGGGACAAAACTGGTCGTCGTTTGCGGGCTGCGGGAGCATACGCTATAGACACGGTTCAGAAAGTACGCGCAACAACCACTACTACACCGTACCGGGACGAGTTGGTGGTTCAAGCGGCGCGCAATTGTACTTACACTGTACAGAAACCCTTGGAGCACCCTCCTCCCTCCCTGTCAGAAAGGTACGTgcagtgaatgtgtgtgcaatgggcagcagcagcagcagcagcaaacgcacaCGCGAAGCGAAATATGCGGAGCGCGAGAGCGCCCGATGATGCTCGCGTCGACGACGGAAAAGAGAACCGCCAGTCTGCCAGCGAGCCGCACACAGAGTCATTGCGTTATTGCGTGTTCACTTTCGGGCTTATTCAAGCTCGACCACTCCGAATGGGCATGCAAAGCAAAACGGCCAAAGCAGGGGTCACTTTTTTGAACGAACCATATTTAATTTGCGTATAAATCAATGAAACATTCAAGATGAGCGTTTTGGATACAAGAATTGGAATTGAGGAATTgtagtaaaataaaactattgtTTTAGAATTTTTAGTAGCTAGAGTGATGAAGGCACTTCCTTGGCGGAGTTGTTAtggcatttatttttaatcgaCATGTGTGGCTATCTGT contains:
- the LOC120908876 gene encoding aldehyde dehydrogenase family 3 member B1 isoform X6, with product MSFSDIVQQLRTTFNSGKTRDVDFRLNQLKALLRCYEENTAEMANVLAADLRKHKQEAHLLEIEFILNDLRNTLYNLREWVKPEKPEKSLVNVMDGVYIYKDPYGVVLVIGAWNYPLQLTLVPVAAAIAAGNCVVIKPSEVAPASAKFIAETLPKYLSQDCYRVVTGGPKETSELLKEKFDYVFYTGSGRVGKIIHQACSENLTPCTLELGGKSPCYLDGTANIAIAARRILWGKFINAGQTCIAPDYILCSKQVQKQFLEEARKVLNEWYGANPKDSPDLCRIINQNHFQRLTSLLKGANVAIGGETDLQDRYISPTILIDVKSTDPVMQDEIFGPILPILNVDNAYDAIKFINSSAKPLCLYIFSKNVTDQRLMIENTSSGGVCVNDTLMHCAVEALPFGGVGPSGMGSYHGKYSFDTFVHKKSCLTKDFNPIGEKLAASRYPPYSESKLSFLSTLLKKRQGINLHFLPYLLMFGIGVASTLVVSTILKRRLQ
- the LOC120908876 gene encoding aldehyde dehydrogenase family 3 member B1 isoform X1 yields the protein MDKPKSALNIAEETRLFGEVPQVTLALSGTETSKPPSVKENVLKPSSDSIENHDGQHDTKSSGISSTTSSMKDDPSRDGQHLDESNLGQQPDSMTTVVIDIEATSGGSIAPDYINMSFSDIVQQLRTTFNSGKTRDVDFRLNQLKALLRCYEENTAEMANVLAADLRKHKQEAHLLEIEFILNDLRNTLYNLREWVKPEKPEKSLVNVMDGVYIYKDPYGVVLVIGAWNYPLQLTLVPVAAAIAAGNCVVIKPSEVAPASAKFIAETLPKYLSQDCYRVVTGGPKETSELLKEKFDYVFYTGSGRVGKIIHQACSENLTPCTLELGGKSPCYLDGTANIAIAARRILWGKFINAGQTCIAPDYILCSKQVQKQFLEEARKVLNEWYGANPKDSPDLCRIINQNHFQRLTSLLKGANVAIGGETDLQDRYISPTILIDVKSTDPVMQDEIFGPILPILNVDNAYDAIKFINSSAKPLCLYIFSKNVTDQRLMIENTSSGGVCVNDTLMHCAVEALPFGGVGPSGMGSYHGKYSFDTFVHKKSCLTKDFNPIGEKLAASRYPPYSESKLSFLSTLLKKRQGINLHFLPYLLMFGIGVASTLVVSTILKRRLQ
- the LOC120908876 gene encoding aldehyde dehydrogenase family 3 member B1 isoform X5, whose translation is MDKPKSALNIAEETRLFGEVPQVTLALSGTETSKPPSVKENVLKPSSDSIENHDGQHDTKSSGISSTTSSMKDDPSRDGQHLDESNLGQQPDSMTTVVIDIEATSGGSIAPDYINMSFSDIVQQLRTTFNSGKTRDVDFRLNQLKALLRCYEENTAEMANVLAADLRKHKQEAHLLEIEFILNDLRNTLYNLREWVKPEKPEKSLVNVMDGVYIYKDPYGVVLVIGAWNYPLQLTLVPVAAAIAAGNCVVIKPSEVAPASAKFIAETLPKYLSQDCYRVVTGGPKETSELLKEKFDYVFYTGSGRVGKIIHQACSENLTPCTLELGGKSPCYLDGTANIAIAARRILWGKFINAGQTCIAPDYILCSKQVQKQFLEEARKVLNEWYGANPKDSPDLCRIINQNHFQRLTSLLKGANVAIGGETDLQDRYISPTILIDVKSTDPVMQDEIFGPILPILNVDNAYDAIKFINSSAKPLCLYIFSKNVTDQRLMIENTSSGGVCVNDTLMHCAVEALPFGGVGPSGMGSYHGKYSFDTFVHKKSCLTKDFNPIGEKLAASRYPPYSESKLSFLSTLLKKRQGINLHFLPYLLMFGIGVASTLVVSTILKDDD
- the LOC120908876 gene encoding aldehyde dehydrogenase family 3 member B1 isoform X4; amino-acid sequence: MDKPKSALNIAEETRLFGEVPQVTLALSGTETSKPPSVKENVLKPSSDSIENHDGQHDTKSSGISSTTSSMKDDPSRDGQHLDESNLGQQPDSMTTVVIDIEATSGGSIAPDYINMSFSDIVQQLRTTFNSGKTRDVDFRLNQLKALLRCYEENTAEMANVLAADLRKHKQEAHLLEIEFILNDLRNTLYNLREWVKPEKPEKSLVNVMDGVYIYKDPYGVVLVIGAWNYPLQLTLVPVAAAIAAGNCVVIKPSEVAPASAKFIAETLPKYLSQDCYRVVTGGPKETSELLKEKFDYVFYTGSGRVGKIIHQACSENLTPCTLELGGKSPCYLDGTANIAIAARRILWGKFINAGQTCIAPDYILCSKQVQKQFLEEARKVLNEWYGANPKDSPDLCRIINQNHFQRLTSLLKGANVAIGGETDLQDRYISPTILIDVKSTDPVMQDEIFGPILPILNVDNAYDAIKFINSRDKPLSIYIFSENEKDRKAIIENTSCGGICINDTMAHVAVEALPFGGVGPSGMGSYHGKYSFDTFVHKKSCLTKDFNPIGEKLAASRYPPYSESKLSFLSTLLKKRQGINLHFLPYLLMFGIGVASTLVVSTILKRRLQ
- the LOC120908876 gene encoding aldehyde dehydrogenase family 3 member B1 isoform X3; the encoded protein is MDKPKSALNIAEETRLFGEVPQVTLALSGTETSKPPSVKENVLKPSSDSIENHDGQHDTKSSGISSTTSSMKDDPSRDGQHLDESNLGQQPDSMTTVVIDIEATSGGSIAPDYINMSFSDIVQQLRTTFNSGKTRDVDFRLNQLKALLRCYEENTAEMANVLAADLRKHKQEAHLLEIEFILNDLRNTLYNLREWVKPEKPEKSLVNVMDGVYIYKDPYGVVLVIGAWNYPLQLTLVPVAAAIAAGNCVVIKPSEVAPASAKFIAETLPKYLSQDCYRVVTGGPKETSELLKEKFDYVFYTGSGRVGKIIHQACSENLTPCTLELGGKSPCYLDGTANIAIAARRILWGKFINAGQTCIAPDYILCSKQVQKQFLEEARKVLNEWYGANPKDSPDLCRIINQNHFQRLTSLLKGANVAIGGETDLQDRYISPTILIDVKSTDPVMQDEIFGPILPILNVDNAYDAIKFINSRDKPLCLYLFTENIEDRDAFIANTSSGGVCVNDALTHFAVEALPFGGVGPSGMGSYHGKYSFDTFVHKKSCLTKDFNPIGEKLAASRYPPYSESKLSFLSTLLKKRQGINLHFLPYLLMFGIGVASTLVVSTILKRRLQ
- the LOC120908876 gene encoding aldehyde dehydrogenase family 3 member B1 isoform X2; translated protein: MDKPKSALNIAEETRLFGEVPQVTLALSGTETSKPPSVKENVLKPSSDSIENHDGQHDTKSSGISSTTSSMKDDPSRDGQHLDESNLGQQPDSMTTVVIDIEATSGGSIAPDYINMSFSDIVQQLRTTFNSGKTRDVDFRLNQLKALLRCYEENTAEMANVLAADLRKHKQEAHLLEIEFILNDLRNTLYNLREWVKPEKPEKSLVNVMDGVYIYKDPYGVVLVIGAWNYPLQLTLVPVAAAIAAGNCVVIKPSEVAPASAKFIAETLPKYLSQDCYRVVTGGPKETSELLKEKFDYVFYTGSGRVGKIIHQACSENLTPCTLELGGKSPCYLDGTANIAIAARRILWGKFINAGQTCIAPDYILCSKQVQKQFLEEARKVLNEWYGANPKDSPDLCRIINQNHFQRLTSLLKGANVAIGGETDLQDRYISPTILIDVKSTDPVMQDEIFGPILPILNVDNAYDAIKFINSRPPPLVMYIFTLDTKIQELFVTGTRSGSMCLNDTIMQYAVEALPFGGVGPSGMGSYHGKYSFDTFVHKKSCLTKDFNPIGEKLAASRYPPYSESKLSFLSTLLKKRQGINLHFLPYLLMFGIGVASTLVVSTILKRRLQ